A region of Streptomyces sp. NBC_01788 DNA encodes the following proteins:
- a CDS encoding streptophobe family protein, with translation MGVMAALGLWAAGAARLPGNAFPRVVAATVVTAVGGSVDLSGDAGPLARTHAGIKVMPLSVTLVGTLVVAACFLRPLRHRAVAGARELAGWAARIAALWLLVLIGLALVARQTFAVDLGNGVLGAIGGLFGAAPEVGFAARVPLTVLFGLLWLAGVLLLALLVAPGAPLPARLLRWREPVRPAAYAMVVLLLACVVVGLVVALVTAATRGRPADHFAVILLGLPNVVWPMFTIGLGATWNGRVDGPFGLPMPRLLDEVLRTPDVSTLNLGTLAEHDGRVWWLVVVDAVLLLGAAFLMAARSPAGTPAWRHAVRMAVALLLTVLAVCAVGRISAHYGLSLLGIGDVGGGLSGEVLLRPRFWGALGLAVLWGLVTGFLGALAASRSRHRAVRPWA, from the coding sequence ATGGGCGTGATGGCCGCACTCGGGCTGTGGGCGGCCGGTGCGGCGCGTCTTCCCGGCAACGCCTTTCCCCGGGTGGTCGCGGCGACCGTGGTGACGGCCGTCGGCGGCAGCGTCGACCTGTCCGGCGACGCGGGCCCCCTCGCCCGGACCCACGCGGGCATCAAGGTGATGCCGCTGTCGGTCACGCTGGTCGGCACGCTCGTCGTGGCCGCCTGCTTTCTGCGGCCGCTGCGGCACCGCGCGGTGGCCGGGGCGCGCGAACTGGCCGGGTGGGCCGCCCGGATCGCCGCCCTGTGGCTGCTCGTGCTGATCGGTCTGGCGCTGGTTGCCCGGCAGACCTTCGCCGTCGACCTCGGCAACGGGGTGCTCGGCGCCATCGGCGGGCTGTTCGGCGCCGCGCCGGAGGTCGGCTTCGCCGCGCGGGTGCCGCTCACCGTGCTCTTCGGGCTGCTGTGGCTGGCGGGCGTCCTGTTGCTGGCCCTCCTGGTGGCGCCCGGGGCACCGTTGCCCGCGCGGTTGCTGCGATGGCGGGAGCCGGTGCGGCCGGCGGCGTACGCCATGGTGGTCCTGCTGCTCGCGTGCGTGGTCGTGGGCCTCGTCGTCGCGCTGGTGACGGCGGCCACCCGCGGGCGCCCGGCGGACCACTTCGCCGTGATCCTGCTCGGGCTGCCGAACGTGGTCTGGCCGATGTTCACCATCGGCCTTGGAGCCACCTGGAACGGCCGGGTGGACGGCCCGTTCGGGCTGCCGATGCCGCGTCTGCTCGACGAGGTGCTGCGCACCCCGGACGTCTCCACGCTCAACCTCGGCACGCTCGCCGAGCACGACGGCCGGGTGTGGTGGCTGGTGGTCGTGGACGCGGTGCTGCTGCTGGGCGCCGCGTTCCTGATGGCGGCGCGTTCCCCGGCCGGGACGCCGGCCTGGCGGCACGCCGTCCGCATGGCCGTCGCCCTGCTGCTGACGGTCCTGGCGGTCTGTGCCGTCGGCCGGATCTCCGCGCACTACGGTCTGTCGCTCCTCGGCATCGGAGACGTGGGCGGCGGCCTCTCCGGAGAGGTGCTGCTGCGTCCCCGGTTCTGGGGGGCGCTGGGCCTCGCCGTCCTGTGGGGTCTGGTCACGGGCTTCCTGGGTGCTCTGGCGGCGTCCCGGTCACGGCACCGGGCGGTCAGGCCATGGGCATGA
- the mgrA gene encoding L-glyceraldehyde 3-phosphate reductase produces the protein MFTAHPDRYADMPYRRTGRSGLKLPALSLGLWHNFGPDRPVDTQRAILRRAFDLGVTHFDLANNYGPPPGAAESALGDALRADFGPYRDELVISTKAGYLMWPGPYGEWGSRKYLLSSLDQSLKRMGLDYVDVFYSHRPDPDTPLEETMGALHSAVQQGKALYVGVSNYSAEQTREAARILGELGTPLLIHQPRYSMLDRRPEEEGLLDALDELQVGSIAYSPLEQGLLTARYLDGIPEDSRAAGDSPFLDSAAVTGELVGRLRALDEIAKSRGQSLAQMALAWVLRGGRVTSALVGASSPRQLEDSVAATRSLDFDAEELARIDAAIAP, from the coding sequence TTGTTCACCGCCCACCCCGACCGCTACGCGGACATGCCCTACCGGCGCACCGGACGCAGTGGCCTGAAGCTCCCCGCGCTGTCGCTCGGCCTGTGGCACAACTTCGGCCCGGACCGCCCGGTCGACACCCAGCGCGCGATCCTGCGCCGCGCCTTCGATCTCGGCGTCACCCACTTCGACCTGGCCAACAACTACGGCCCGCCGCCCGGCGCCGCCGAGTCCGCCCTCGGCGACGCACTCCGGGCCGACTTCGGGCCGTACCGCGACGAGTTGGTCATCTCCACCAAGGCGGGCTACCTGATGTGGCCCGGCCCGTACGGCGAATGGGGCTCCCGCAAGTACCTGCTGTCCTCGCTGGACCAGAGCCTGAAGCGCATGGGCCTCGACTACGTCGACGTCTTCTACTCGCACCGTCCCGACCCGGACACCCCGCTGGAGGAGACCATGGGTGCCCTGCACTCGGCGGTCCAGCAGGGCAAGGCGCTCTACGTCGGCGTCTCCAACTACTCCGCCGAGCAGACCCGCGAGGCCGCCCGGATCCTGGGCGAACTGGGCACCCCGCTGCTGATCCACCAGCCCCGCTACTCGATGCTCGACCGGCGCCCCGAGGAGGAGGGCCTCCTGGACGCCCTGGACGAGCTCCAGGTCGGCTCCATCGCCTACTCCCCGCTGGAGCAGGGCCTGCTCACCGCCCGTTATCTGGACGGCATCCCCGAGGACTCCCGGGCGGCGGGCGACAGCCCGTTCCTCGACTCCGCCGCGGTGACCGGCGAACTGGTGGGCAGGCTGCGCGCGCTGGACGAGATCGCCAAGTCCCGTGGGCAGTCCCTGGCGCAGATGGCGCTGGCCTGGGTGCTGCGCGGCGGACGGGTCACCTCGGCCCTGGTCGGCGCGAGCAGCCCGCGGCAACTGGAGGACAGCGTCGCCGCGACGCGTTCCCTGGACTTCGACGCGGAGGAGCTGGCCCGCATCGACGCGGCCATCGCGCCGTAG
- a CDS encoding LysR substrate-binding domain-containing protein, whose product MELRHLQHFVAVAEDRHFTRAAERLMVSQSGLSASIRALERELQTSLFVRTTRRVTLTEAGRALLGEAQRILAQVRAAHEAVAAVQGVLRGTLSLGTEQCIAGVHVAGLLAAFRRRHPDVEIRLRQTGSGALAEEVAAGRLDLAFAYRTRADTDQLRSVSLAGEPMTVLCHPGHRLASAQAVLTPRDLDGEVFVDFHPDWGPRRTTDAAFAAAGVRRTVALEVNDVHSLLDLVDENLGIAVVPRHFRHKRPSLTALPLKGATETEYETVALLPPEQATSPAARALITLLGPGEPGTA is encoded by the coding sequence ATGGAACTGCGTCATCTCCAGCACTTCGTCGCCGTCGCCGAGGACCGGCACTTCACCCGGGCGGCGGAGCGCCTGATGGTCTCCCAGTCGGGGCTCTCGGCGTCGATCCGCGCGCTGGAGCGTGAGTTGCAGACCTCCCTGTTCGTGCGCACCACGCGCCGGGTGACGCTCACGGAGGCCGGGCGCGCGCTGCTCGGCGAGGCGCAGCGGATCCTGGCGCAGGTGCGGGCGGCGCACGAGGCGGTGGCGGCGGTGCAGGGCGTGCTGCGCGGCACGCTCTCGCTCGGCACCGAGCAGTGCATCGCCGGGGTGCATGTGGCCGGGCTGCTCGCGGCGTTCCGGCGGCGGCACCCGGACGTGGAGATCCGGCTGCGGCAGACGGGTTCGGGCGCGCTGGCGGAGGAGGTCGCGGCCGGCCGGCTCGACCTGGCGTTCGCCTACCGGACCCGCGCGGACACCGACCAGCTGCGCTCGGTGTCCCTGGCCGGCGAGCCGATGACCGTGCTGTGCCACCCGGGCCACCGGCTCGCCTCCGCCCAGGCCGTCCTGACACCGCGGGACCTGGACGGCGAGGTCTTCGTCGACTTCCATCCGGACTGGGGGCCGCGCCGGACCACCGACGCGGCCTTCGCCGCCGCGGGTGTCCGGCGCACGGTGGCCCTGGAGGTCAACGACGTGCACAGCCTGCTCGACCTGGTCGACGAGAACCTGGGCATCGCCGTCGTCCCGCGCCACTTCCGGCACAAGCGGCCTTCGCTCACCGCGCTGCCGCTCAAGGGCGCCACGGAGACGGAGTACGAGACCGTCGCCCTGCTGCCGCCCGAACAGGCCACCAGTCCGGCTGCCCGCGCCCTGATCACCCTGCTCGGACCGGGAGAGCCGGGCACGGCCTGA
- a CDS encoding mycothiol transferase encodes MHAKDILIEGHARIREEVHAVVDGLPSELLNARPATDANSVAWLVWHLTRVQDDHAADAFGLDQVWLARDWQKRFGLRLDRHDTGYGHTPAKVAEVRVDDGELLTGYYDAVHEQTLTALRGLTAKDLERVVDENWDPPVTLGVRLVSVLSDDLQHAGQAAYVRGLLQSADS; translated from the coding sequence ATGCATGCGAAGGACATCCTCATCGAGGGCCATGCCCGCATCCGGGAAGAGGTCCATGCCGTCGTCGACGGCCTGCCGTCCGAACTGCTCAACGCCCGTCCCGCGACCGATGCCAACTCCGTCGCCTGGCTCGTCTGGCACCTCACGCGCGTGCAGGACGACCACGCCGCCGACGCGTTCGGCCTCGACCAGGTATGGCTCGCGCGGGACTGGCAGAAGCGCTTCGGGCTCCGTCTGGACCGCCACGACACCGGCTACGGGCACACCCCGGCGAAGGTCGCCGAGGTGCGGGTCGACGACGGCGAACTGCTGACCGGCTACTACGACGCCGTGCACGAGCAGACCCTGACCGCCCTGCGCGGGCTGACCGCCAAGGACCTGGAACGCGTCGTCGACGAGAACTGGGACCCCCCGGTCACGCTGGGCGTGCGCCTGGTCAGCGTCCTGTCCGACGATCTCCAGCACGCCGGACAGGCCGCCTACGTCAGGGGGCTGCTTCAGAGCGCGGACTCGTAG
- a CDS encoding adenosine deaminase, with protein sequence MTAPRIDTDTLRRLPKAVLHDHLDGGLRPATVVELADAVGHTLPTTDPAELAAWYYDAANSGDLVRYIATFEHTLAVMQTREGLLRTAEEYVLDLAEDGVVYGEVRYAPELMVNGGLTLTEVVETVQEGLAAGMAKAAAQGTPVRVGTLLCGMRMFDRTREVADLAVAHRDAGVVGFDIAGAEDGFPPADHLDAFEHLRRESVPFTIHAGEAHGLPSIHQALQVCGAQRIGHGVRITEDIVDGKLGRLAGWVRDRRIALEMCPTSNLQTGAATSIAEHPITELKDLGFRVTLNTDNRLVSGTTMTREMSLLVEQAGWTVEDLRTVTVNAVKSAFLPFDERVSLIRDVVLPGYESAL encoded by the coding sequence ATGACCGCGCCCCGCATCGACACCGACACCCTCCGCCGGCTCCCCAAGGCCGTGCTGCACGACCACCTCGACGGCGGCCTGCGCCCCGCCACCGTCGTCGAACTCGCGGACGCGGTCGGCCACACCCTGCCCACCACCGACCCCGCCGAACTCGCCGCCTGGTACTACGACGCGGCCAACTCCGGCGACCTGGTCCGCTACATAGCCACCTTCGAGCACACCCTCGCCGTGATGCAGACCCGCGAGGGCCTGCTGCGCACCGCCGAGGAGTACGTCCTGGACCTGGCCGAGGACGGCGTCGTCTACGGGGAGGTGCGCTACGCCCCCGAACTGATGGTCAACGGCGGGCTGACCCTCACCGAGGTCGTGGAGACCGTCCAGGAGGGCCTCGCCGCGGGCATGGCCAAGGCCGCCGCCCAGGGCACGCCCGTCCGGGTCGGCACGCTGCTGTGCGGCATGCGGATGTTCGACCGCACCCGTGAGGTCGCCGACCTGGCCGTCGCCCACCGCGACGCCGGTGTCGTCGGCTTCGACATCGCGGGCGCCGAGGACGGCTTCCCGCCCGCCGACCACCTGGACGCGTTCGAGCACCTGCGCCGCGAGAGCGTGCCGTTCACCATCCACGCCGGCGAGGCGCACGGCCTGCCCAGCATCCACCAGGCCCTCCAGGTGTGCGGCGCCCAGCGCATCGGGCACGGCGTGCGCATCACCGAGGACATCGTCGACGGCAAGCTCGGCCGGCTGGCCGGCTGGGTGCGCGACCGCCGGATCGCCCTGGAGATGTGCCCGACCTCCAACCTCCAGACCGGCGCCGCCACCTCGATCGCCGAGCACCCCATCACGGAGCTGAAGGACCTCGGCTTCCGGGTCACCCTCAACACCGACAACCGCCTGGTGTCCGGCACCACGATGACCCGCGAGATGTCCCTGCTGGTCGAGCAGGCGGGCTGGACGGTCGAGGACCTGCGCACGGTCACGGTCAACGCCGTCAAGAGCGCGTTCCTCCCCTTCGACGAGCGCGTGAGCCTGATCCGGGACGTGGTCCTGCCGGGCTACGAGTCCGCGCTCTGA
- a CDS encoding VOC family protein, with amino-acid sequence MRRIALVTLVVDDYDEAIRFYTGALGFRLAEDAPRPDGSRWVVVEPGDGTGTALLLARARTGSQQARVGDQTGGRVGFFLHTGDFARDHARMRAAGVTFLEEPRQEPYGTVAVFEDLYGNRWDLLQPAPDAG; translated from the coding sequence ATGAGACGCATCGCCCTGGTCACCCTCGTCGTCGACGACTACGACGAGGCGATCCGCTTCTACACCGGAGCGCTCGGCTTCCGGCTCGCCGAGGACGCCCCGCGCCCGGACGGCTCCCGGTGGGTCGTCGTCGAACCGGGTGACGGGACCGGGACCGCACTGCTGCTCGCCCGCGCCCGGACCGGGTCCCAGCAGGCCCGGGTGGGCGACCAGACCGGCGGACGCGTCGGGTTCTTCCTGCACACCGGCGACTTCGCCCGCGACCACGCCCGGATGCGGGCGGCCGGAGTCACCTTCCTGGAGGAACCGCGGCAGGAGCCGTACGGCACGGTCGCCGTCTTCGAGGACCTGTACGGCAACCGCTGGGACCTGCTCCAGCCCGCCCCCGACGCGGGCTGA
- a CDS encoding M48 family metalloprotease has translation MTAALLLLLSLLLPFAAPALARRALDRLAPVTALWMITGFAVVLAGCSLAALGAFVLTGLLKLPLVAALGKLVHPVSMPSDLVVVPAAAISVGALAVCAGTLGRAALREFRAFRSAHTEAGRRPAAGDLCVVDSPHPDAYALPGRPHRIVVTTAMLRSLDAAEREALFAHERAHNRGGHHYFLAAAELAAHCHPALRRVRGAIRLAAERAADEAAAAAVGDRRLTARAIARAALAGQEARSVRPEFAPAATSGPVPHRVKALLAAPHVPRRAATRIAALLTACAALSFAASATGMIDVHHRVEVAQGDTSR, from the coding sequence ATGACCGCGGCCCTGCTTCTGCTCCTGTCCCTGCTGCTGCCGTTCGCCGCGCCGGCCCTTGCCCGGCGCGCGCTCGACCGCCTCGCCCCCGTCACCGCGCTGTGGATGATCACCGGCTTCGCGGTCGTGCTCGCCGGCTGCTCGCTCGCCGCGCTCGGCGCCTTCGTCCTCACCGGCCTGCTCAAGCTGCCCCTCGTCGCGGCGCTGGGCAAGCTCGTGCACCCCGTGTCCATGCCCTCCGACCTGGTGGTCGTCCCGGCGGCGGCGATCTCCGTCGGAGCGCTCGCCGTGTGTGCGGGCACGCTGGGGCGCGCCGCGCTGCGGGAGTTCCGCGCCTTCCGCAGCGCGCACACGGAGGCCGGCCGCAGGCCCGCCGCAGGCGACCTGTGCGTGGTGGACTCCCCGCACCCGGACGCCTACGCGCTGCCCGGCCGCCCGCACCGCATCGTCGTCACCACCGCGATGCTCCGCAGCCTCGACGCGGCCGAGCGCGAGGCGCTGTTCGCCCACGAGCGGGCCCACAACCGGGGCGGCCACCACTACTTCCTGGCCGCCGCCGAGCTGGCCGCCCACTGCCATCCCGCGCTGCGGCGGGTCCGCGGGGCGATCCGCCTCGCGGCCGAGCGCGCCGCCGACGAGGCCGCGGCCGCGGCCGTCGGCGACCGCCGTCTGACCGCCCGCGCCATTGCGCGCGCCGCCCTGGCCGGCCAGGAGGCCCGCTCCGTACGCCCGGAGTTCGCCCCCGCCGCCACCTCGGGACCGGTCCCGCACCGCGTCAAGGCGCTCCTCGCCGCCCCGCACGTCCCGCGCCGCGCCGCGACCCGGATCGCCGCGCTGCTGACGGCCTGCGCCGCGCTCTCCTTCGCCGCCTCGGCGACCGGCATGATCGACGTCCATCACCGGGTCGAGGTCGCCCAGGGCGACACCTCCCGCTGA
- a CDS encoding BlaI/MecI/CopY family transcriptional regulator encodes MTDDDRDERRPAGELEASVMAVLWAAGAPRTPGEVQLGLGSGLARTTVTTILTRLHDKGVVQRRRQGRGYAYYPVQDAHGLTARRMHSELDRDTDRETVLARFVAQLSPDDERVLRDLLESGER; translated from the coding sequence ATGACCGACGACGACAGGGACGAGCGCAGGCCGGCCGGTGAGCTCGAAGCCAGCGTCATGGCCGTCCTGTGGGCCGCCGGCGCGCCCCGCACTCCCGGTGAGGTCCAGCTCGGCCTCGGCAGCGGCCTGGCCCGCACCACGGTCACCACCATCCTGACCCGGCTGCACGACAAGGGCGTCGTCCAGCGCCGCCGCCAGGGCCGCGGATACGCCTACTATCCCGTCCAGGACGCGCACGGGCTGACCGCCCGCCGCATGCACTCCGAGCTCGACCGCGACACCGACCGCGAGACGGTACTGGCCCGCTTCGTCGCCCAGCTCAGCCCGGACGACGAGCGCGTCCTGCGCGATCTGCTCGAATCCGGTGAGCGATGA
- a CDS encoding dienelactone hydrolase family protein, with protein sequence MSERPRPAETPARQNVTFPSAGGTAHGYLALPPSGSGPGVLVIQEWWGLTDHIADVADRLAAEGFVALAPDLYGGSVAHDSDEAQRMVKALPVLRGVELLSGAVGHLLSLPEVTSGTIGAVGFCMGGGFVLYLAAIDPRVSAAVPFYGVIRGELPDFSGLRAQLLGHYGEQDRSVPLEQVEELRERIRRQSGVTADFRLYPAGHAFFNDRRPSHDPDSASRAWQSTVAFLHGQLD encoded by the coding sequence ATGTCCGAGCGGCCCAGGCCCGCCGAGACGCCCGCCCGGCAGAACGTCACCTTCCCGAGCGCGGGAGGCACCGCGCACGGCTACCTCGCGCTGCCCCCGTCGGGAAGCGGTCCGGGCGTCCTCGTCATCCAGGAGTGGTGGGGGCTGACGGACCACATCGCCGACGTCGCCGACCGGCTCGCTGCCGAGGGCTTCGTCGCCCTGGCGCCCGACCTGTACGGCGGCAGCGTGGCGCACGACTCCGACGAGGCCCAGCGCATGGTGAAGGCCCTGCCGGTCCTGCGCGGTGTCGAACTGCTCTCCGGCGCCGTCGGCCACCTGCTGTCCCTGCCCGAGGTCACCTCCGGCACGATCGGCGCGGTCGGCTTCTGCATGGGCGGCGGGTTCGTGCTGTACCTCGCGGCCATCGATCCGCGGGTGAGCGCCGCCGTGCCGTTCTACGGCGTCATCCGCGGCGAACTGCCCGACTTCTCCGGGCTGCGCGCCCAGCTCCTCGGCCACTACGGGGAGCAGGACCGGAGCGTGCCGCTGGAGCAGGTCGAGGAGCTGCGCGAGAGGATCCGGCGGCAGTCGGGCGTCACCGCGGACTTCCGCCTGTACCCGGCCGGCCACGCCTTCTTCAACGACCGCCGCCCCAGCCACGACCCCGACTCGGCGTCCCGCGCGTGGCAGAGCACCGTCGCGTTCCTGCACGGGCAGCTGGACTGA
- a CDS encoding RICIN domain-containing protein: MRTPHALLATTAALAAVVASPASAPANATAQAPAAGAYYVQSVTTGLAAAAAGAGAVEQHNPRGDEDHQQWNLRANGPSYVLESADLAGTCLGRSGDRARTVACADAEAAWEIAPAGDDQYTLKSPGADRYLTVAAKPSGANYPAPLAVGPAGDLARWYLTPVAPATRPMPPADQRTLDQVTFLTAHNAYANGVDGGFAPPFANLFPNQSRGIDQQLADGVRGFMLDIHQTPDGAILCHNSCTLVSRPVALWVDLQRMVDFLASHPDQFVTVFLEDYVDPGVLRAELARVRGLSDVLYRPDLTGVRNNGWPRMADLIADNHRLLVLTDHSRSADEAAGLTRDGFGVMYQREWTVENYWSMGAGLGASDWSCYSRWYGADLNIPLTHTEPGFRPLFVMNHFRDSTISATAQTDNGKLADRARRFCEPAARRKPNFLAVDRYDLGDPAAAVNALNTHTYP; this comes from the coding sequence ATGCGCACCCCCCACGCGCTGCTCGCCACGACCGCGGCGCTCGCCGCCGTCGTGGCATCCCCCGCATCCGCTCCCGCGAACGCCACGGCACAGGCTCCCGCCGCCGGGGCGTACTACGTCCAGAGCGTCACGACCGGCCTGGCCGCGGCGGCCGCCGGTGCCGGCGCCGTGGAACAGCACAACCCCAGGGGCGACGAGGACCACCAGCAGTGGAACCTGAGGGCGAACGGACCGTCGTACGTCCTGGAGAGCGCCGACCTGGCCGGCACCTGTCTCGGCCGCTCGGGCGACCGGGCACGCACCGTCGCCTGCGCCGACGCGGAGGCGGCCTGGGAGATCGCCCCGGCCGGGGACGACCAGTACACGCTCAAGTCGCCCGGCGCCGACCGCTACCTGACCGTCGCCGCCAAGCCGTCCGGCGCCAACTACCCCGCCCCGCTGGCCGTCGGACCCGCGGGCGACCTGGCCCGCTGGTACCTCACCCCGGTGGCACCGGCCACCCGGCCCATGCCGCCGGCGGACCAACGCACCCTCGACCAGGTCACGTTCCTCACCGCCCACAACGCCTACGCCAACGGGGTCGACGGCGGTTTCGCCCCGCCGTTCGCCAACCTCTTCCCCAACCAGAGCCGTGGCATCGACCAGCAACTCGCCGACGGCGTGCGCGGGTTCATGCTGGACATCCACCAGACCCCGGACGGCGCGATCCTCTGCCACAACAGCTGCACGCTGGTCAGCAGGCCGGTCGCCCTGTGGGTGGACCTTCAGCGCATGGTGGACTTCCTGGCGTCGCACCCCGACCAGTTCGTCACCGTGTTCCTGGAGGACTACGTCGATCCGGGCGTCCTGCGCGCCGAACTCGCCCGTGTGCGCGGCCTTTCCGACGTGCTCTACCGGCCCGACCTGACCGGCGTCCGGAACAACGGCTGGCCCAGGATGGCCGACCTGATCGCGGACAACCACCGGCTGCTGGTCCTCACCGACCACAGCCGCTCGGCCGACGAGGCGGCGGGCCTGACCCGGGACGGCTTCGGCGTGATGTACCAGCGCGAGTGGACCGTCGAGAACTACTGGTCGATGGGCGCGGGCCTCGGCGCGTCGGACTGGTCCTGTTACAGCCGCTGGTACGGCGCCGACCTCAACATCCCGCTGACGCACACCGAACCGGGCTTCCGGCCGCTGTTCGTGATGAACCACTTCCGGGACAGCACGATCAGTGCCACCGCACAGACCGACAACGGCAAACTGGCCGACCGCGCCCGGCGGTTCTGCGAGCCCGCGGCACGCAGGAAGCCCAACTTCCTGGCCGTGGACCGCTACGACCTCGGCGACCCCGCGGCCGCCGTGAACGCGCTGAACACCCACACATATCCGTGA
- a CDS encoding YciI family protein, protein MKYYLLSVIQPAEGRPPAAEALARIMREVEGFHQELREAGAWVFAGGLHGPETAVVLRPGDGEVRVTDGPYTQGAEYLGGVCLIMAPDLDAAVEWGRKASRATTLPIEVRPFLHPAGD, encoded by the coding sequence ATGAAGTACTACCTGCTCAGCGTGATCCAGCCGGCCGAGGGCCGGCCGCCCGCGGCCGAGGCGCTGGCCCGGATCATGCGCGAGGTCGAGGGCTTCCACCAGGAGCTGCGCGAGGCGGGTGCCTGGGTCTTCGCCGGCGGGCTGCACGGCCCGGAGACCGCCGTCGTGCTGCGCCCCGGGGACGGTGAGGTACGCGTCACCGACGGTCCCTACACCCAGGGTGCCGAGTACCTGGGCGGTGTGTGCCTCATCATGGCGCCCGATCTGGACGCGGCCGTGGAGTGGGGCCGGAAGGCGAGCCGGGCCACCACCCTCCCCATCGAGGTGCGGCCGTTCCTGCACCCGGCCGGGGACTGA
- a CDS encoding SDR family oxidoreductase, which yields MNGEDTGDGPRCLVTGATGYIGGRLVPELLDAGNRVRCLARSPGKLRDHPWAARTEVVRGDVTDPESVAAALRDVDVAYYLVHALGTGKDFEETDRRAARVFGERARAAGVRRIVYLGGLTPAGVPERELSPHLRSRAEVGRILLASGVPTTVLRAAVIIGSGSASFEMLRYLTERLPVMVTPSWVGTRIQPIAVRDVLRVLVACARMPDDVNRAFDIGGPDVLTYREMMLRYAAVAGLPRRVIVPVPVLTPRLSSHWIGLVTPVPAAIARPLAESLRHEVVCREHDILRYVPDPPGHPIGFDEAVRLALQRVREAQVTTRWSSASVPGAPSDPLPTDPDWAGGSLYTDLRERTVDAPPEALWRVVEGIGGDHGWYSFPLAWALRGGLDRLAGGVGLRRGRRDAQRLRAGDSLDFWRVEEIEPGRLLRLRAEMRLPGLAWLEMCVGTDAEGRTLYRQRAVFHPHGLLGHAYWWSVSPFHAVVFGGMARNITGAAVEQARLTRSGERTSVR from the coding sequence ATGAACGGTGAGGACACGGGCGACGGCCCGCGCTGCCTGGTGACGGGCGCCACGGGGTACATCGGCGGCCGGCTGGTCCCGGAGCTGCTCGACGCCGGCAACCGGGTCCGCTGCCTGGCCCGCTCCCCGGGCAAGCTGCGCGACCATCCCTGGGCGGCGCGTACGGAGGTGGTGCGCGGCGACGTCACCGACCCGGAGTCGGTCGCCGCAGCCCTGCGGGACGTCGACGTCGCCTACTACCTGGTGCACGCCCTGGGCACCGGCAAGGACTTCGAGGAGACCGACCGCCGGGCCGCGCGCGTCTTCGGGGAACGGGCCCGGGCCGCGGGCGTGCGGCGGATCGTCTACCTCGGCGGCCTGACCCCGGCCGGTGTGCCGGAGCGGGAGCTGTCCCCGCATCTGCGCTCGCGCGCGGAGGTCGGCCGCATCCTGCTGGCCTCGGGGGTGCCGACCACCGTCCTGCGCGCCGCCGTCATCATCGGCTCGGGATCCGCCTCCTTCGAGATGCTGCGCTACCTCACCGAGCGCCTGCCCGTGATGGTCACTCCCAGCTGGGTGGGCACCCGCATCCAGCCGATCGCCGTGCGCGACGTCCTGCGCGTCCTGGTGGCCTGCGCGCGGATGCCCGACGACGTGAACCGGGCCTTCGACATCGGCGGGCCGGACGTCCTGACGTACCGGGAGATGATGCTGCGGTACGCGGCGGTGGCGGGCCTGCCCCGACGGGTGATCGTCCCCGTCCCGGTCCTCACCCCCCGTCTGTCCAGCCACTGGATCGGCCTGGTCACCCCCGTGCCCGCGGCCATCGCGCGCCCGCTCGCCGAGTCGCTGCGCCACGAGGTCGTCTGCCGGGAGCACGACATCCTGCGGTACGTGCCCGACCCTCCCGGTCATCCGATCGGCTTCGACGAGGCCGTACGGCTGGCACTGCAACGGGTCCGCGAGGCGCAGGTGACGACCCGGTGGTCGTCCGCCTCGGTGCCGGGCGCGCCCAGTGATCCCCTGCCCACCGACCCCGACTGGGCCGGCGGCAGCCTCTACACGGACCTGCGGGAACGCACGGTGGACGCGCCGCCCGAGGCCCTGTGGCGGGTCGTCGAGGGCATCGGCGGCGACCACGGCTGGTACTCGTTCCCCCTCGCCTGGGCGCTGCGCGGCGGCCTCGACCGGCTGGCGGGCGGGGTCGGGCTGCGCCGGGGGCGCCGTGACGCGCAGCGGCTGCGGGCGGGCGACTCGCTCGACTTCTGGCGCGTGGAGGAGATCGAACCCGGACGGCTGCTCCGGCTGCGGGCCGAGATGCGGCTGCCGGGCCTGGCCTGGCTGGAGATGTGCGTCGGCACCGACGCCGAGGGCCGCACGCTGTACCGCCAGCGCGCGGTGTTCCATCCGCACGGGCTGCTGGGGCACGCCTACTGGTGGAGCGTCTCGCCCTTCCACGCGGTCGTGTTCGGCGGGATGGCCCGCAACATCACCGGGGCGGCGGTCGAGCAGGCCCGGCTCACCCGTTCGGGGGAACGCACCTCCGTCCGCTGA